One window from the genome of Balaenoptera musculus isolate JJ_BM4_2016_0621 chromosome 3, mBalMus1.pri.v3, whole genome shotgun sequence encodes:
- the LOC118892408 gene encoding 60S ribosomal protein L13a-like, with translation MAEGQVLLLDGRGHLLGRLATIVAEQVLLGQKVVVVRWEGINISGNFYRKKWKYLAFLRKRMNTNPSRGPYHFRAPSHIFGRTVRGMLPHKTKRGQAALDQLKMFEGIPPPYDKKRRLAVPAALKVVRLKPTRKSAYLGRLAHEVGWKYQAVTAALGEKRKDKAKIHYRKKQQLTRLRKQAEKNLEKKTDKFTEVLKTHGFLV, from the coding sequence ATGGCGGAGGGGCAGGTCCTGCTGCTCGATGGCCGAGGCCATCTCCTGGGCCGCCTGGCGACCATCGTGGCCGAGCAGGTGCTTCTGGGTCAAAAGGTGGTGGTTGTGCGCTGGGAGGGCATCAACATTTCTGGCAATTTCTACAGAAAGAAGTGGAAGTACCTGGCCTTCCTCCGCAAGCGCATGAACACCAACCCCTCCCGCGGCCCCTACCACTTCCGAGCCCCCAGCCACATCTTCGGGCGGACAGTGCGAGGCATGCTGCCCCACAAGACCAAGCGAGGCCAGGCCGCTCTGGACCAACTCAAGATGTTTGAGGGGATCCCGCCACCCTATGACAAGAAAAGGCGGCTGGCGGTTCCCGCCGCTCTCAAGGTTGTGCGTCTGAAGCCTACGCGGAAGTCTGCCTACCTAGGGCGCCTGGCTCATGAGGTTGGCTGGAAGTACCAGGCAGTAACAGCCGCCctgggggagaagagaaaggacaaGGCCAAGATACATTACCGGAAAAAGCAGCAGCTCACGAGGCTACGGAAGCAGGCCGAAAAGAACCTagagaagaaaactgacaaattCACAGAGGTCCTCAAGACCCATGGATTCCTAGTCTGA